From a region of the Fischerella sp. JS2 genome:
- a CDS encoding NblA/ycf18 family protein, whose product MNQSTELSIEQQFSSRVFADYVRQMSREQAIEFLIDLHEHMMHKENMYKSLLEHDWGIGSDPMSA is encoded by the coding sequence ATGAATCAATCAACTGAATTATCCATAGAGCAACAATTCAGCTCAAGAGTCTTTGCAGATTATGTGCGGCAGATGTCCCGCGAACAGGCTATTGAGTTTCTGATTGACCTGCACGAGCATATGATGCACAAAGAAAATATGTACAAGTCTTTGTTAGAGCATGACTGGGGAATTGGTTCAGATCCGATGTCTGCGTAG
- a CDS encoding HhoA/HhoB/HtrA family serine endopeptidase, translated as MLEKYYRVKPDWLRLIPIEESRIMDGDRANAELTVGNRTNPYSSQNTQQIQLTVFQHWLQKLSTYTLILLISIGMVLFQGWSSPAYAYDSILVAQIDPESNFVTAAVEKVESAVVQVNVSRTLGGDVPDVLKPFLGGVRAIPPSAQILRGIGSGFVIDPTGLILTNAHVVNEADTVTVSFQNGQILAGKVLGKDPVTDVAVIQVQAGDNLPTVVMGDSDQVRQGQWAIAIGNPLGLQETVTVGVISGTERSSVDIGIPDKRIGFIQTDAAINPGNSGGPLLNAKGEVIGINTAILRGAQGLGFAIPINGAKAIAQQLIATGQVRHPYIGIQMVALNPQIKQQINNAPNTNIHVEDDQGILVIQVGRGSPAAKAGLRVGDVIIAVNDQPVTKAKIIQQIVDKAGVGGNLQMEVRRREQTVTLTLKPEQLPDIQTR; from the coding sequence TTGCTAGAGAAATACTATCGAGTCAAACCTGATTGGCTCAGACTAATCCCAATAGAGGAATCAAGAATTATGGATGGCGATCGCGCCAATGCTGAGCTGACAGTTGGCAACCGGACAAATCCTTACTCAAGTCAGAATACACAACAAATTCAACTAACAGTTTTTCAGCACTGGTTACAGAAATTATCTACTTACACACTTATCTTGTTAATAAGCATTGGTATGGTATTGTTCCAAGGTTGGTCAAGCCCTGCTTATGCTTATGACAGCATTCTTGTTGCACAAATTGATCCAGAATCTAATTTTGTCACAGCAGCTGTAGAAAAAGTAGAGTCTGCTGTAGTTCAGGTAAATGTCTCCCGCACTTTGGGAGGGGATGTGCCAGATGTCCTCAAACCCTTTCTGGGTGGTGTTCGGGCAATTCCGCCTTCTGCACAAATTTTGCGGGGAATTGGCTCCGGTTTTGTGATTGATCCCACTGGTTTAATTCTGACTAATGCTCATGTTGTGAACGAAGCAGATACAGTGACCGTATCCTTTCAAAATGGTCAGATTTTGGCGGGTAAAGTTTTAGGGAAAGATCCAGTCACTGATGTCGCTGTGATTCAAGTACAAGCAGGGGATAATTTACCAACGGTGGTGATGGGTGATTCCGATCAAGTGCGACAAGGACAGTGGGCGATCGCAATTGGTAATCCTCTCGGTTTACAGGAAACGGTAACGGTTGGCGTGATTAGTGGAACTGAGCGCTCTAGTGTAGATATTGGGATACCAGATAAGCGTATTGGCTTTATTCAAACTGATGCCGCCATCAATCCTGGTAATTCTGGTGGACCGCTTTTGAATGCCAAAGGTGAAGTCATTGGCATTAACACTGCCATCCTCAGGGGCGCACAAGGACTTGGCTTTGCTATTCCCATCAACGGTGCAAAAGCGATCGCGCAGCAGCTGATCGCTACAGGACAAGTTCGACATCCCTACATCGGCATCCAAATGGTTGCTCTTAACCCACAAATCAAGCAGCAAATTAACAATGCTCCCAACACTAATATTCATGTTGAAGATGACCAAGGAATTTTGGTTATCCAGGTTGGCAGAGGCTCACCAGCTGCGAAAGCTGGACTTAGAGTTGGAGATGTAATTATAGCAGTAAATGACCAACCTGTAACAAAAGCCAAGATCATTCAGCAGATTGTAGACAAAGCTGGAGTCGGCGGCAATTTGCAAATGGAAGTCCGGCGACGGGAACAGACTGTGACATTAACGCTTAAACCTGAACAGCTTCCTGACATTCAAACTCGCTAG
- a CDS encoding TIGR04283 family arsenosugar biosynthesis glycosyltransferase: protein MLSVSIIIPTLNESTCLERTLRRLTLLDPPAKEVLVVDGGSEDETVVTAKRNLELFSPPAEVKVISCTRRGRSIQMNYGASLATGEILCFLHADTWVPDDLVSVIESTLADTTIACGGFISLMAGSRKTYWGISLINYLKTYCFPLLFKPHLFFRGLRLLVGDQVMFCRRSDFWDCGGFNEVLPIMEDGDLCLRLLSKGRIRMVNRIVYTSDRRVAHWGVLKAIAIYVYIGILWGIGVDTKYLKRFYQDIR from the coding sequence ATGTTGAGCGTTTCTATAATCATTCCCACTTTAAATGAATCAACCTGTTTAGAACGCACCTTGCGTCGACTAACTTTGCTAGATCCGCCTGCGAAGGAAGTTTTGGTGGTAGATGGCGGTAGTGAAGATGAGACGGTGGTAACTGCAAAGCGCAACTTGGAATTATTCTCTCCACCAGCAGAAGTAAAAGTTATATCTTGTACCAGACGTGGACGCTCTATTCAGATGAACTACGGAGCTTCCCTAGCAACTGGAGAAATTCTTTGCTTTCTTCATGCGGATACTTGGGTTCCGGATGATTTGGTGTCTGTAATTGAGTCAACCTTAGCTGATACAACGATCGCTTGTGGGGGGTTCATTTCTCTCATGGCAGGCTCTCGAAAAACTTATTGGGGCATATCTTTGATTAATTACCTCAAAACTTATTGCTTTCCACTGCTATTTAAACCCCACCTCTTTTTTAGGGGATTGCGACTTTTGGTTGGAGATCAGGTAATGTTTTGCCGTCGCAGTGACTTTTGGGACTGTGGTGGCTTTAATGAAGTACTGCCAATTATGGAAGATGGAGATTTATGCCTGAGACTATTGTCAAAAGGACGAATTCGGATGGTAAACCGCATTGTTTACACTTCAGATCGTCGTGTGGCGCACTGGGGTGTGTTGAAAGCGATCGCAATTTACGTTTACATCGGGATTTTATGGGGAATCGGCGTAGATACAAAGTATTTAAAGCGGTTTTATCAAGACATCCGCTAA
- a CDS encoding PsaJ protein, whose protein sequence is MQKSSDQRSYFLRYLSLGPVLAVLAVSITFSTWAIFNFIFPDLLFHPMP, encoded by the coding sequence GTGCAAAAATCAAGTGATCAAAGAAGCTATTTCCTTCGATATCTTTCTCTTGGACCAGTACTTGCAGTTTTAGCGGTGTCAATTACCTTCTCGACCTGGGCTATATTTAACTTCATTTTCCCTGATCTTCTCTTCCATCCAATGCCATAA
- a CDS encoding glycosyltransferase, translating into MTHFGIICPPYPGHINPQAALARELQSRGHRVTFVQISDLESKVESEGVNFYAIGKAIYQPGSMSETFVQLGKLSAIEALRYSVDFCQQMVEIVCQDAPKAIATTGIEVLLVDQLEPVGETVAEYLNLPFICISCGQVIHRRSDVPPFFTPWNYQNTHWAKICNQIAYYFLDRSCQPILQAINRYRQEWKLPDYHHIYASNARLAHISQQPGLFEFPIPNLPSHLHYVGPLRNASPKLVAFPYEKLTGQPMIYASLGSVHNTKQKVFLAIATACQGLDVQLVIAHGGGMSAEVVRSLPGSPLVVEYAPQPDVLAHASLTITHAGMNTTLDSLTYGVPLVAIPITFEQPGTSARIHSTGVGEVLPLAKLNISSLRSAIKRVLTEDSYKNNARKIQQSIQLSGGVKRAADIVEQVTQNQPFNIAQAI; encoded by the coding sequence ATGACTCACTTTGGCATTATTTGTCCACCTTATCCTGGACACATCAATCCCCAAGCAGCCTTAGCACGAGAACTGCAATCCCGTGGTCATCGTGTCACCTTTGTGCAAATTTCAGATTTAGAATCGAAGGTGGAATCAGAAGGTGTAAACTTTTATGCGATTGGCAAAGCCATCTATCAGCCTGGGTCAATGTCTGAAACTTTTGTACAACTGGGGAAACTCAGCGCTATAGAGGCGCTACGTTACTCTGTTGACTTTTGCCAGCAAATGGTGGAAATAGTTTGCCAAGATGCACCCAAAGCGATCGCAACGACGGGGATTGAAGTCTTGCTGGTAGATCAACTTGAACCTGTGGGTGAAACAGTAGCAGAATATCTCAATCTCCCGTTTATCTGCATTTCGTGCGGTCAGGTAATTCACCGTCGAAGCGATGTTCCCCCTTTCTTTACTCCCTGGAATTACCAGAATACACACTGGGCAAAGATTTGCAATCAGATTGCCTATTACTTTTTAGATCGTAGCTGTCAACCGATTTTACAAGCGATTAATCGCTACCGCCAGGAGTGGAAGTTACCCGATTACCACCATATCTATGCTTCTAATGCACGGCTTGCTCATATTAGTCAACAGCCTGGGTTGTTTGAGTTTCCTATTCCTAATTTGCCATCACACCTGCATTATGTCGGTCCTTTGCGAAATGCTTCACCAAAATTAGTTGCTTTTCCCTATGAAAAATTGACCGGACAACCCATGATTTATGCCTCTTTGGGAAGTGTACACAACACTAAGCAAAAAGTATTTCTAGCAATTGCAACTGCTTGTCAAGGACTGGATGTGCAACTGGTAATTGCTCACGGGGGTGGGATGAGTGCAGAAGTTGTGCGATCCCTACCAGGTTCCCCCTTAGTAGTCGAGTATGCTCCCCAGCCTGATGTACTGGCTCATGCTAGTCTCACAATTACTCATGCAGGTATGAATACAACATTGGATTCTCTTACCTATGGCGTGCCTTTGGTAGCCATTCCGATTACATTTGAACAACCAGGAACTAGCGCACGAATTCACTCAACGGGAGTAGGAGAAGTGCTTCCGCTAGCGAAACTGAACATTTCCAGTCTGCGATCGGCAATTAAGCGCGTGTTAACAGAAGATTCCTACAAAAATAATGCACGCAAAATTCAACAGTCAATTCAACTTTCAGGCGGTGTTAAACGAGCAGCAGATATTGTTGAGCAAGTAACTCAAAACCAACCCTTCAATATTGCACAAGCAATTTGA
- a CDS encoding ATP-binding protein, translated as MGDADRLQQIVWNLLSNAIKFIPAGEGATFTVQIPLIDLPRFTAILKQYGVLRRTRGRICIKNFVKWYDIIKSKIA; from the coding sequence ATGGGTGATGCGGATCGCTTGCAACAAATCGTCTGGAATCTGCTTTCTAACGCCATTAAGTTCATACCTGCTGGGGAAGGAGCAACATTTACAGTACAGATTCCCTTAATAGATTTACCTAGATTTACCGCCATTTTGAAACAGTACGGTGTGCTAAGGAGGACAAGGGGGAGAATTTGTATCAAGAATTTTGTGAAATGGTATGACATCATTAAATCCAAAATCGCATGA
- a CDS encoding sensor histidine kinase: MATELARRAAIALDNARLYHEAQEANRLKDEFLAIISHELRTLLHAIIGRIKMLCNRKLNEVRTDKALATIERNAKLQEKLIEDILDISRIVQGKIRLNTRPVYLAPILDAVIENMHPTADIKNIQIESMLDP, translated from the coding sequence ATGGCTACTGAACTTGCCCGACGTGCTGCTATTGCCCTTGATAATGCCCGCCTCTACCACGAAGCCCAAGAAGCTAATCGCCTCAAAGACGAGTTTTTAGCGATCATTTCCCATGAACTTCGTACACTTCTGCATGCCATAATAGGTAGGATAAAAATGCTTTGTAACCGCAAACTGAACGAAGTCAGAACCGATAAGGCACTGGCGACAATTGAGCGAAATGCAAAATTACAGGAAAAACTGATTGAGGACATCTTAGATATCTCGCGCATCGTCCAAGGGAAAATTCGCCTGAATACTCGTCCTGTGTATCTAGCACCAATCCTTGATGCAGTCATAGAGAATATGCATCCAACCGCAGATATCAAAAACATTCAAATAGAGTCTATGCTTGACCCCTGA
- a CDS encoding PAS domain-containing protein codes for MVDIIDKSTIDQFAKKTQVMDQRIAKLYEKVMVMPVPPNSVPQALFELGNASQTIHHAVEELYQQNEQLEQVQEVLGAEYLRYEELFEEAPDGYLVTDAHSKIRLANHKAVRLLNIDKNYLVGKAIVNFIHLEERQYFRNFLSQLSQAGRNQELLIRLQRRNGELFNAALTVAASYDNQGKIKELRWLIRGITESRRVELVHLKKECDFSDRPIHSYPKGEIIPLNPQRIWYISQGLVKLTTLSESGEEVLVGLADQGMVFGSYMTSLNTYQATAMSDTKLISIYVSEIIDSPNLSHILLPKLNQRLRQTESFLAVSGLRRVQDRIYYLLRILKQEFGEKVGNETRLCVRLTHEDLANACCTTRVTITRLLCKLKHQGKISFDSKRHIIIKDID; via the coding sequence ATGGTGGATATTATAGATAAGTCAACAATAGATCAATTTGCTAAGAAAACACAGGTAATGGATCAGCGTATAGCCAAACTATACGAAAAGGTTATGGTCATGCCTGTGCCGCCAAATTCAGTTCCGCAAGCTCTCTTTGAACTTGGTAACGCTTCACAAACAATACACCATGCTGTAGAGGAACTGTATCAGCAGAATGAACAACTAGAACAAGTCCAAGAAGTTTTAGGAGCAGAGTACCTACGTTATGAGGAATTATTTGAGGAAGCACCAGACGGCTATTTAGTGACTGATGCACATAGCAAGATCCGACTAGCTAACCATAAAGCAGTAAGATTGCTCAATATTGACAAGAATTATCTCGTAGGCAAAGCAATAGTTAATTTTATTCACTTAGAAGAACGTCAGTACTTTCGCAATTTCCTCAGCCAGTTAAGTCAAGCAGGCAGGAACCAAGAGTTACTAATCCGCCTGCAACGTCGCAATGGTGAGTTATTTAATGCAGCATTAACGGTAGCGGCTAGCTATGACAACCAAGGCAAAATCAAAGAGCTGCGCTGGTTAATCCGAGGAATTACTGAAAGTAGACGAGTAGAATTAGTACATTTAAAAAAAGAATGTGACTTTAGCGATCGCCCCATACATAGTTATCCCAAAGGAGAAATAATCCCTCTTAACCCACAGAGAATTTGGTATATTTCTCAAGGTTTAGTAAAGTTGACTACCCTTAGTGAAAGCGGTGAAGAAGTGCTAGTAGGTTTAGCAGATCAAGGAATGGTTTTTGGCTCTTACATGACTTCCCTTAACACTTACCAAGCCACAGCCATGTCCGATACTAAGTTAATATCAATTTACGTATCAGAGATCATAGATTCTCCTAATTTAAGCCATATCCTTTTACCCAAATTAAATCAACGACTACGACAAACAGAATCTTTTTTAGCTGTCTCTGGTTTGCGACGAGTACAAGACCGCATATACTATCTTTTGCGGATTTTGAAACAGGAATTTGGTGAAAAAGTAGGCAATGAAACTCGTCTTTGTGTTCGCCTAACTCATGAAGATTTAGCTAACGCCTGCTGCACAACTCGAGTAACTATTACACGATTACTGTGCAAGTTAAAACACCAAGGAAAAATTAGTTTTGATAGTAAAAGACACATAATCATCAAAGATATAGATTAA
- a CDS encoding WGxxGxxG family protein → MKSSNLSKKVWASAFAISLSILALNVSVFAQSGTTGTGTTGTGTTGTGTTGTGTTGTGTTGTGTGTTGTGTTGTATDTTRTTDVRSDRGFDWGWLGLLGLIGLAGLARNRREEPQAYRDPNETPTSRSRY, encoded by the coding sequence ATGAAATCTTCTAATTTATCTAAAAAAGTTTGGGCTAGTGCTTTTGCCATCAGTTTAAGTATTTTGGCTTTAAATGTGTCTGTTTTTGCTCAAAGCGGTACAACCGGAACAGGCACAACTGGGACTGGTACAACTGGGACTGGTACAACTGGGACTGGTACAACTGGGACTGGTACAACTGGGACTGGGACTGGTACAACCGGAACAGGTACAACCGGGACTGCTACTGACACGACAAGAACTACTGATGTAAGGAGCGATCGTGGTTTTGATTGGGGATGGCTTGGCTTGCTTGGTTTGATTGGTCTTGCTGGTTTGGCTCGGAATCGTCGTGAGGAACCTCAGGCTTATCGCGATCCCAATGAGACACCTACCTCGCGTTCTAGATATTAG
- a CDS encoding DUF4383 domain-containing protein: protein MRIRYFALIVGILFLLVGILGFIPGLRILPQDAPLISVATGYGYLFSLFPINYLHNFVHLVVGLLGIAAFWSFKFSRLYAQGLAIFYALLAVMGAIPATNTTFGFIPIFGNNIWLHGLTALIAAYFGYWMQLTPEEAKNIDTRTV from the coding sequence ATGAGAATACGCTACTTTGCTCTCATCGTAGGAATTCTATTTTTGCTTGTCGGAATACTGGGATTTATACCAGGTTTGCGTATACTTCCTCAAGATGCGCCTCTAATCTCAGTTGCTACTGGATATGGCTACTTATTCAGTCTTTTTCCGATCAATTACTTGCATAATTTTGTACATCTAGTGGTTGGCTTACTAGGGATTGCTGCCTTTTGGAGCTTTAAATTTTCACGCTTGTATGCACAAGGGTTAGCAATTTTCTATGCATTATTAGCAGTGATGGGTGCAATTCCGGCAACAAATACAACATTTGGCTTTATTCCCATCTTTGGTAATAATATTTGGCTTCATGGATTAACAGCACTGATTGCAGCTTACTTTGGCTACTGGATGCAATTAACTCCAGAGGAAGCTAAGAACATTGATACTAGAACGGTTTAA
- a CDS encoding SGNH/GDSL hydrolase family protein has product MKKQILVVLAFLSFIMVALTNSITNSHTSINELYVFGDSLSDIGNVFNATEGFHPSSPPYFQGRFSNGLVWVEYLASGLALTPKPNTNFAYGGATTGSGNLNGIPDLLTQVDGFIKLHQQVDRNALYILWAGANDYLHGMSNPSLSINNISQAIQSLTKAGAKKILVANLPDLGNIPATRNSPYSSILSSATIAHNLSLAKSFDILKQKLGHDAQMIMLDVHSLYKEAITNPTKFGFINVTEACLNNLATCGNPDKFLFWDGIHPTTAAHQILAKAALKELKTTYSFPPLPELLQ; this is encoded by the coding sequence GTGAAAAAACAGATTTTAGTAGTGCTTGCTTTCTTATCCTTCATTATGGTTGCACTGACAAATTCAATCACAAATTCTCATACTAGCATCAATGAACTTTATGTCTTTGGTGACAGCCTTTCCGATATTGGTAACGTATTTAATGCGACTGAAGGATTCCATCCTTCTAGCCCTCCCTACTTTCAAGGGCGTTTTTCTAATGGTTTAGTTTGGGTGGAATATCTTGCTTCTGGGCTAGCATTAACTCCCAAACCAAATACTAACTTTGCCTATGGTGGCGCAACTACAGGAAGTGGCAATCTTAATGGAATTCCAGATTTATTGACACAAGTTGATGGCTTTATCAAACTTCATCAGCAGGTTGATAGAAATGCACTCTATATTCTATGGGCTGGTGCTAATGATTATCTTCATGGCATGAGCAATCCTTCACTATCAATCAATAATATATCTCAGGCAATCCAATCTCTGACAAAAGCTGGAGCGAAAAAAATCTTGGTTGCTAACTTACCAGATTTAGGGAATATTCCAGCCACACGCAATAGTCCTTATTCTAGTATTCTGAGTTCTGCAACGATCGCGCATAATCTCAGCTTGGCTAAGTCCTTTGATATTCTCAAACAAAAGTTAGGACATGACGCCCAAATGATTATGCTTGATGTTCATTCACTATATAAGGAAGCGATCACCAACCCAACTAAGTTTGGCTTTATAAATGTAACCGAAGCTTGTCTAAATAATCTTGCTACTTGTGGCAATCCAGACAAGTTTTTATTCTGGGATGGTATTCATCCAACCACTGCTGCTCATCAGATTTTGGCAAAAGCAGCTCTAAAAGAGTTGAAAACGACATACTCATTTCCGCCTCTTCCAGAGCTTTTGCAATGA
- a CDS encoding SDR family oxidoreductase: MQLKPINQQVVSIVGASSGIGRLTALKFAKRGAKVVVSARSEGGLKSLVDEIQGFGGEATYIIADVSNFEQVKAIASQTVAEYGRLDTWVHVAATGVIAPFEKITPEEFERIVDVNLMGQVYGAMAALPHLKREGRGALIHISSMQGRRSLPLQSPYCAAKHGLEGFLETLRVELQYEKWPISVTSILPATINTPYYNKVGTKLGVKPTGIPPYYQPDLVADAILYAAEHPMRDFIVGDVGKALDLLQKISPSLVDSLLLLIGFAQGTSEPKSEDAPNNIFAPVAGCDRVEGDFNKLAIPSFLDWFDMNPPLKWGTVALAVLGVAAFLGGWRPGNDI; this comes from the coding sequence ATGCAATTAAAGCCTATTAATCAGCAAGTAGTCTCGATAGTTGGTGCTTCCAGTGGTATCGGACGATTAACAGCACTGAAGTTTGCAAAGCGTGGTGCAAAAGTAGTAGTTTCTGCTCGCAGTGAAGGCGGTCTCAAGTCCTTAGTAGATGAAATTCAAGGCTTTGGTGGTGAGGCTACATATATAATCGCAGATGTGAGTAATTTTGAGCAAGTAAAGGCGATCGCTTCCCAAACGGTGGCAGAATATGGACGGTTGGATACTTGGGTTCATGTTGCTGCTACAGGTGTAATTGCGCCTTTTGAGAAAATCACACCGGAGGAATTTGAACGAATTGTTGATGTTAATTTAATGGGACAGGTATACGGTGCAATGGCAGCACTACCCCATCTAAAACGCGAGGGACGTGGGGCGCTAATTCATATATCCTCTATGCAGGGTAGGCGGAGTTTACCTTTGCAAAGTCCCTACTGTGCTGCCAAGCATGGTCTGGAAGGTTTTTTAGAAACCCTGCGCGTGGAGTTGCAGTACGAAAAATGGCCCATTAGCGTTACCTCTATCTTGCCTGCAACCATCAACACACCTTATTACAACAAGGTTGGCACTAAGCTAGGAGTTAAACCTACTGGTATCCCGCCTTACTACCAGCCTGATCTTGTTGCTGACGCTATTCTTTATGCTGCCGAACATCCCATGCGTGATTTTATTGTTGGAGATGTAGGTAAAGCGTTAGATTTGCTACAAAAAATTTCACCTTCTTTAGTAGATTCGCTACTACTGCTCATAGGGTTTGCCCAAGGTACGAGTGAACCAAAGTCAGAGGATGCACCCAACAATATTTTTGCACCAGTTGCAGGCTGCGATCGCGTGGAGGGAGATTTTAATAAACTAGCGATACCCTCTTTCCTGGATTGGTTTGATATGAATCCACCACTGAAGTGGGGAACAGTAGCATTGGCTGTGTTAGGTGTGGCAGCATTTCTCGGTGGATGGCGTCCAGGAAATGATATTTAA
- a CDS encoding RidA family protein → MTRRITNAVNSLVTKFSRRNTLLWLGGSGLGTAFVVGTQKEVSAQHNKDVTLVNPPTLYDATRNGYSHIAVTPPKTKTVYISGQFGSDLQGNLVSSDFEQQLVKAFENLRFALEAVGARPKDVAKTTILIVDYNQDKLIPLGREISNLWGDKPPANTLIPVPRLALDGMLFEIDAYAVIPEKGDGRLVSD, encoded by the coding sequence ATGACTCGACGTATTACCAATGCTGTAAATTCACTAGTGACAAAATTCTCGCGACGAAATACACTTTTGTGGCTTGGGGGTAGCGGACTAGGTACTGCCTTTGTGGTGGGAACACAAAAGGAAGTCAGCGCTCAACACAACAAAGATGTAACATTGGTGAACCCACCAACATTATATGATGCAACCCGAAATGGCTATAGTCATATAGCTGTGACGCCACCAAAGACGAAAACCGTCTATATTTCTGGTCAATTTGGTTCGGATTTACAAGGGAATCTTGTCTCCAGTGACTTTGAACAACAGTTAGTGAAGGCTTTTGAGAACCTCCGCTTTGCCCTAGAAGCGGTTGGTGCCAGACCAAAAGATGTAGCAAAAACTACTATTCTTATAGTGGATTATAATCAAGATAAATTGATACCGTTAGGACGGGAAATTAGCAATTTGTGGGGGGATAAACCACCAGCAAACACCCTCATTCCTGTTCCTAGACTTGCACTTGATGGTATGTTGTTTGAAATTGATGCTTATGCGGTGATTCCAGAAAAAGGTGATGGCAGACTAGTTTCTGATTAA
- the cbiE gene encoding precorrin-6y C5,15-methyltransferase (decarboxylating) subunit CbiE has translation MQKWLSVIGIGEDGLSGLSAIARSILQHAQVIVGGSRHLAMLPPDDQRDKITWSSPINASVEEILCRRGQSVCVLASGDPMCFGIGVTLRRSIPIAEMTIIPAPSSFSLACARLGWSLTEVETLSFNARPPALLHTVIYPGARLLILSEGKETPTIVADILTKRKFGGSRLTVLERMGGSQERIIDGIAASWTTTEVADLNTVAVECIADPGVVGLSRLAGLPDDAYHHDGQLTKREVRAITLAALAPIPGQLLWDVGAGCGSIGIEWMRSHSRCRAIAIEQNPTRLQYIADNANALGTPHLQIIHGKAPTALKDLPQPDAIFIGGGATAAGLFEACWQALRPGGRLVANAVTIESEQKLLQWHNQVGGELIRVAVHRVAPIGGFLGWKPMAPVTQWVVVKW, from the coding sequence ATGCAAAAATGGCTATCTGTAATCGGTATTGGTGAGGATGGACTATCAGGATTAAGTGCGATCGCTCGTTCTATACTGCAACATGCACAGGTAATAGTTGGGGGAAGCCGCCATCTCGCCATGCTACCACCTGATGATCAGCGCGACAAAATCACTTGGTCTTCACCGATTAATGCGTCTGTAGAGGAAATTCTCTGTCGTCGGGGTCAGTCTGTGTGTGTTTTGGCAAGTGGTGATCCTATGTGCTTTGGTATCGGTGTTACTCTCAGACGCAGCATCCCTATTGCTGAGATGACCATTATTCCTGCACCTTCGTCTTTTAGTCTCGCCTGTGCCAGACTGGGATGGTCGCTGACGGAAGTGGAGACATTAAGCTTTAATGCTCGTCCCCCGGCTTTGCTCCATACTGTTATTTATCCTGGGGCGCGATTGTTGATTTTGAGTGAAGGGAAGGAAACCCCGACAATTGTAGCTGATATCTTGACAAAACGTAAATTTGGTGGTAGCAGGCTTACTGTCCTAGAACGTATGGGTGGTTCTCAAGAACGGATTATTGATGGGATAGCCGCCTCGTGGACAACTACAGAAGTAGCTGATTTAAATACTGTGGCTGTAGAATGTATTGCTGATCCTGGAGTTGTAGGGTTATCTCGTTTAGCAGGATTACCAGATGATGCCTACCACCATGACGGACAACTCACTAAGCGGGAAGTACGGGCGATTACCCTTGCTGCTTTGGCTCCTATACCAGGACAATTATTGTGGGATGTCGGTGCAGGCTGTGGTTCGATTGGTATTGAATGGATGCGGAGTCATTCTCGGTGTCGAGCGATCGCGATTGAACAAAATCCCACTCGACTACAATACATCGCTGACAATGCTAATGCCCTCGGTACACCTCATTTACAAATCATTCATGGCAAAGCACCGACTGCACTAAAAGATTTACCCCAACCAGATGCTATTTTTATCGGTGGTGGTGCGACAGCAGCAGGCTTGTTTGAAGCATGTTGGCAAGCTTTGCGTCCGGGTGGGCGTTTGGTTGCTAATGCTGTGACTATTGAAAGTGAACAAAAATTACTGCAATGGCACAATCAAGTAGGTGGAGAATTGATTCGTGTTGCTGTACACAGAGTTGCTCCCATTGGTGGTTTTTTGGGATGGAAGCCGATGGCGCCTGTGACGCAGTGGGTGGTGGTGAAATGGTGA